In one Pseudomonas sp. Bout1 genomic region, the following are encoded:
- the rbfA gene encoding 30S ribosome-binding factor RbfA translates to MAKEYSRTQRIGDQMQRELAQLIRREVKDPRVGLVTITAVEVSRDVGHAKIFITVMGQDNSEEIAQSIKVLNSAAGFLRMQLAREMKLRSVPQLHFHYDESVVRGAHLSALIERAVAEDNQHPESATPEDAKE, encoded by the coding sequence ATGGCAAAAGAATACAGCCGTACCCAGCGTATCGGCGATCAGATGCAGCGTGAGCTGGCACAACTGATCCGTCGTGAAGTAAAAGACCCACGTGTTGGCCTGGTCACCATCACCGCCGTTGAAGTGAGCCGTGACGTTGGTCACGCCAAGATCTTCATCACCGTGATGGGCCAGGACAACAGCGAAGAAATCGCGCAAAGCATCAAGGTGCTCAACTCTGCCGCAGGCTTCCTGCGCATGCAGTTGGCCCGTGAAATGAAGCTGCGCAGCGTTCCGCAGTTGCACTTCCACTACGACGAAAGCGTCGTGCGTGGCGCGCACCTGTCGGCACTGATCGAGCGGGCCGTGGCTGAAGACAATCAGCACCCGGAATCCGCCACGCCTGAAGACGCCAAGGAGTAG
- the rpsO gene encoding 30S ribosomal protein S15, translating to MALDVQEKAQIVADYQQAVGDTGSPEVQVALLTHNINKLQGHFKANGKDHHSRRGLIRMVNQRRKLLDYLKGKDLGRYQTLIGRLGLRR from the coding sequence ATGGCTCTCGACGTTCAAGAAAAAGCTCAAATCGTAGCTGACTACCAGCAAGCTGTTGGTGACACTGGTTCGCCAGAAGTGCAAGTTGCACTGCTGACCCACAACATCAACAAGCTGCAAGGTCACTTCAAGGCCAACGGTAAAGATCACCACTCCCGTCGTGGTCTGATCCGCATGGTAAACCAGCGTCGTAAGCTGCTGGATTACCTGAAAGGCAAGGATCTGGGTCGTTATCAGACTCTGATCGGTCGCCTGGGTCTGCGTCGCTAA
- the truB gene encoding tRNA pseudouridine(55) synthase TruB, producing MAQVKRIRRNVSGIILLDKPIGFTSNAALQKVRWLLNAEKAGHTGSLDPLATGVLPLCFGEATKFSQYLLDSDKGYETLMQLGKTTTTADAEGDVLQVRDVTVGRADIEAALPAFRGQISQIPPMYSALKRDGQPLYKLARAGEVVEREPRSVTIARLELLAAEGDTARLAVDCSKGTYIRTLVEDIGEQLGCGAYVAELRRTQAGPFTLAQTVTLEELEAVHAEGGNEAVDRFLMPSDSGLLDWPLLHFSEHSAFYWLNGQPVRAPDAPKFGMVRVQDHNGRFIGIGEVSEDGRIAPRRLIRSE from the coding sequence GTGGCTCAGGTCAAACGTATCCGTCGTAACGTCAGCGGCATCATTCTGCTCGACAAACCCATTGGCTTTACCTCCAATGCGGCGTTGCAGAAGGTTCGCTGGCTGCTCAATGCCGAGAAGGCAGGGCACACCGGCAGCCTCGACCCCTTGGCCACTGGCGTATTGCCGTTGTGCTTTGGCGAGGCCACCAAGTTTTCGCAATACCTGCTCGATTCCGACAAGGGTTACGAAACCCTGATGCAACTGGGCAAGACCACCACCACGGCCGACGCCGAAGGTGATGTTTTGCAGGTTCGCGACGTGACCGTTGGTCGTGCTGATATCGAAGCTGCGTTGCCCGCTTTTCGTGGGCAAATCAGTCAGATACCGCCGATGTACTCGGCCCTCAAGCGTGATGGCCAGCCTCTTTACAAGCTGGCACGTGCAGGTGAAGTGGTGGAGCGCGAACCGCGTTCTGTTACTATTGCGCGCTTGGAATTGCTCGCCGCTGAAGGCGACACTGCCCGGTTGGCAGTGGACTGCAGCAAAGGCACCTATATCCGTACCCTCGTGGAAGATATCGGTGAGCAACTGGGCTGTGGCGCATACGTTGCAGAGCTGCGGCGTACCCAGGCCGGCCCTTTCACCCTGGCCCAGACGGTCACGCTGGAAGAGCTGGAAGCAGTACATGCCGAAGGCGGCAACGAGGCGGTAGATCGCTTCCTGATGCCATCGGACAGCGGTTTGCTGGATTGGCCATTGCTGCACTTCTCGGAGCACAGCGCGTTCTACTGGCTTAACGGCCAACCGGTACGCGCGCCGGATGCGCCGAAGTTCGGCATGGTGCGAGTACAAGATCACAACGGTCGCTTTATCGGTATCGGTGAAGTGAGCGAAGACGGGCGCATCGCGCCGCGTCGACTGATTCGGTCAGAATGA
- a CDS encoding class I SAM-dependent rRNA methyltransferase: MSSLKQALRAALDHRQDLLAELHAQGTDCYRLFHGSQEGAGGLTIDRYGPQLLVQSFHQSLESDDLLQLHQAINQHLGLELLLVYNDRSRGNSRIDREDTVYRAEPAALEDLIGHEWGLNYRVRGRHAGQDPLLFLDLRNTRGWVKAHSAGKSVLNLFAYTCGVGLSAAAGGAREVCNLDFAEGNLAVGRENGQLNPQLPTMEFVQSDYFPAIRQLAGLPISQRRGQKLPSYPRLDQRQYDLVLLDPPAWAKSAFGTVDLLRDYQSLLKPALLATADNGVLICCNNLARVSMDDWRDQVLRCAEKAGRPVRDWQAMTPGADFPSQDQQPPLKTLILQL, from the coding sequence ATGTCTTCCTTGAAACAGGCGCTGCGCGCCGCCCTCGATCATCGCCAGGACCTGCTCGCCGAGCTGCACGCACAAGGCACCGATTGCTATCGCCTGTTCCACGGCAGCCAGGAAGGCGCCGGCGGCCTGACTATCGACCGCTATGGCCCGCAACTGCTGGTGCAGAGTTTTCACCAGTCGCTGGAAAGTGACGACCTGTTGCAGCTGCACCAAGCGATCAACCAGCACTTGGGGCTGGAACTGCTGCTGGTCTATAACGACCGCTCCCGGGGCAACTCGCGCATCGACCGTGAAGACACGGTGTACCGCGCGGAACCTGCCGCCCTGGAAGACTTGATCGGCCATGAATGGGGCCTCAATTACCGCGTGCGTGGTCGGCATGCCGGCCAGGACCCGCTGCTTTTCCTCGACCTGCGCAACACTCGCGGCTGGGTCAAGGCACACAGTGCCGGCAAGAGCGTGCTGAACCTGTTCGCCTATACCTGCGGCGTAGGCCTGAGCGCGGCGGCCGGCGGCGCCCGTGAGGTGTGCAACCTGGACTTTGCCGAGGGCAACCTGGCGGTCGGTCGCGAAAACGGTCAGTTGAACCCGCAATTGCCGACGATGGAATTTGTGCAGTCAGACTATTTCCCGGCTATCCGCCAACTGGCCGGCCTGCCCATCAGCCAGCGCCGCGGGCAAAAACTGCCGAGTTATCCGCGCCTGGATCAACGCCAATACGACCTGGTGCTGCTCGACCCGCCAGCCTGGGCCAAGAGCGCCTTCGGCACCGTCGACCTGCTGCGCGACTACCAGAGCCTGCTCAAGCCAGCACTGCTGGCGACTGCCGATAACGGCGTGCTGATCTGCTGCAACAACCTCGCAAGAGTCAGCATGGACGACTGGCGTGACCAGGTACTGCGCTGCGCCGAAAAGGCCGGGCGCCCGGTACGCGACTGGCAGGCCATGACACCCGGAGCAGACTTCCCGTCGCAAGACCAGCAGCCCCCGCTGAAGACCCTGATCCTGCAGCTGTAA
- a CDS encoding BON domain-containing protein, protein MKKFALATATALTLAMGANVAFAQTSQAPMTLAAGEATKAKESVSDTWITTKVKSDLLTEKGIPGSDIKVETNKGVVSLSSTVAISDSQKATAVAITKKIKGVTAVSADGLMAGGATKADNVDKTKSAAAGAKESTSDTWITTKVKADLVTEKGIPGTDIKVETNKGVVSLSSTVAVTEAQKTTAVNIAKKIKGVKSVSAAGLQAE, encoded by the coding sequence ATGAAGAAGTTCGCTCTCGCTACTGCTACCGCTCTGACCCTGGCCATGGGTGCTAACGTGGCCTTTGCTCAGACTTCCCAAGCTCCAATGACCCTGGCGGCTGGTGAAGCCACCAAGGCTAAAGAAAGCGTTTCGGATACCTGGATCACCACCAAGGTTAAATCCGACCTGCTGACCGAGAAAGGCATTCCTGGTTCGGACATCAAGGTTGAAACCAACAAAGGCGTGGTTTCCCTGTCCTCGACAGTCGCTATCTCCGATTCGCAAAAAGCTACTGCTGTAGCAATCACCAAGAAAATCAAAGGCGTGACCGCGGTTTCGGCTGACGGCCTGATGGCCGGCGGTGCAACTAAAGCTGATAACGTCGACAAAACCAAAAGCGCAGCAGCTGGCGCCAAAGAGTCCACCTCGGACACTTGGATCACCACCAAAGTGAAAGCTGACCTGGTAACCGAGAAAGGCATTCCTGGTACCGACATTAAGGTCGAAACCAACAAAGGCGTAGTTTCCCTGTCTTCGACCGTAGCGGTCACTGAAGCTCAGAAAACTACCGCGGTGAATATCGCCAAGAAAATCAAAGGCGTTAAATCTGTTTCGGCTGCTGGCCTGCAAGCAGAGTAA
- the infB gene encoding translation initiation factor IF-2 — MTQVTVKQLADEVKTPVERLLQQMREAGLPHTAADEGVSDSEKQSLLTHLKSSHKAKVEEPRKITLQRKTTSTLRVAGSKSISVEVRKKKVFVQRSPEEIEAERKRELEERRAVENTARQKAEEEAKRRAEEEARRQPAAAQSANADAVAAPSAPVEAVREAAPVAAAPAPAADARKREEPRRPDKPRADDNNRRGSGDGERKNAPHRASVKEKAPAPRVAPRTTDEESDSFRRGGRGKAKLKKRNAHGFQSPTGPVVRDVQIGETITVGDLANQMSVKAAEIIKFMFKLGTPATINQVLDQETAQLVAEELGHKVTLVSDTALEDSLAESLKFEGETFSRAPVVTVMGHVDHGKTSLLDYIRRAKVAAGEAGGITQHIGAYHVETERGMVTFLDTPGHAAFTAMRARGAKATDIVILVVAADDGVMPQTIEAVQHAKAAGVPLVVAVNKIDKPGADLDRIRSELSVHGVTSEEWGGDTPFVSVSAKVGTGVDELLEAVLLQAEVLELKATPSAPGRGVVVESRLDKGRGPVATVLVQDGTLRQGDMVLVGSNYGRVRAMLDENGKPIKEAGPSIPVEILGLDGTPDAGDEMSVLSDEKKAREVALFRQGKFREVKLARAHAGKLENIFENMGQAEKKTLNIVLKSDVRGSLEALNGALNGLGNDEVQVRVVGGGVGGITESDANLALASNAVLFGFNVRADAGARKIVEQEGLDMRYYNVIYDIIEDVKKALTGMLGSDVRENILGVAEVRDVFRSPKFGAIAGCMVIEGVVHRNRPIRVLREDIVIFEGELESLRRFKDDASEVRAGMECGIGVKSYNDVKAGDKIEVYEKVQVARSL; from the coding sequence ATGACGCAAGTCACGGTGAAACAACTGGCCGATGAGGTCAAAACACCGGTAGAGCGCCTGTTGCAGCAGATGCGTGAGGCAGGTCTGCCGCACACCGCCGCCGATGAAGGTGTGAGCGATAGTGAGAAGCAGTCTTTGCTGACTCACTTGAAGAGCAGCCACAAGGCGAAAGTGGAAGAACCGCGCAAGATTACATTGCAGCGCAAAACCACCAGCACCCTGCGTGTTGCTGGTAGCAAGAGCATCAGCGTTGAAGTACGCAAGAAGAAAGTCTTCGTACAGCGCAGCCCGGAAGAAATTGAAGCCGAGCGCAAACGCGAACTGGAAGAACGTCGCGCAGTAGAAAATACTGCTCGTCAGAAGGCTGAAGAAGAAGCCAAGCGTCGCGCCGAAGAAGAAGCGCGTCGCCAGCCTGCTGCTGCGCAATCTGCTAACGCTGATGCAGTTGCTGCGCCTAGCGCGCCTGTAGAAGCTGTTCGTGAGGCCGCTCCGGTTGCTGCCGCGCCTGCTCCTGCAGCCGACGCTCGCAAACGCGAAGAACCTCGTCGTCCGGACAAACCACGTGCAGACGATAACAATCGTCGTGGCAGTGGCGATGGTGAGCGCAAAAACGCTCCACATCGTGCTTCGGTCAAAGAGAAGGCGCCAGCGCCACGCGTTGCTCCACGTACTACCGACGAAGAAAGCGACAGCTTCCGTCGCGGTGGTCGCGGCAAGGCCAAGCTGAAGAAGCGCAACGCCCACGGTTTCCAGAGCCCAACCGGCCCTGTCGTGCGTGATGTGCAGATCGGCGAGACCATCACTGTTGGCGACCTCGCCAACCAGATGTCGGTCAAGGCTGCTGAAATCATCAAGTTCATGTTCAAACTGGGTACTCCAGCCACCATCAACCAGGTACTGGATCAGGAAACTGCCCAACTGGTTGCTGAAGAGCTGGGCCACAAAGTGACCCTGGTCAGCGACACCGCCCTGGAAGATTCCCTGGCCGAGTCCCTGAAGTTTGAAGGTGAGACGTTCTCCCGTGCGCCAGTCGTGACCGTAATGGGCCACGTTGACCACGGTAAAACCTCGCTGCTCGACTACATCCGTCGTGCCAAGGTAGCTGCAGGCGAAGCCGGCGGTATCACCCAGCACATCGGTGCCTACCACGTTGAAACCGAACGCGGCATGGTCACCTTCCTCGACACCCCTGGTCACGCCGCGTTTACCGCAATGCGTGCCCGTGGTGCCAAGGCGACTGACATCGTGATCCTGGTAGTTGCAGCGGACGACGGCGTAATGCCGCAGACCATTGAAGCTGTCCAGCACGCCAAGGCCGCTGGTGTTCCACTGGTTGTAGCAGTGAACAAAATCGACAAGCCGGGCGCCGATCTCGATCGCATCCGTAGCGAACTGTCGGTTCACGGCGTGACTTCGGAAGAGTGGGGCGGTGATACGCCATTCGTTTCGGTTTCGGCGAAAGTCGGTACCGGTGTAGACGAACTGCTCGAAGCGGTCCTGCTGCAAGCCGAAGTACTCGAACTGAAAGCAACCCCATCGGCCCCTGGTCGCGGTGTTGTGGTTGAATCGCGTCTCGACAAAGGTCGTGGCCCGGTTGCAACCGTTCTGGTTCAAGACGGTACCCTGCGCCAAGGCGACATGGTGCTGGTCGGTTCGAACTATGGCCGTGTACGTGCCATGCTCGACGAGAACGGCAAGCCAATCAAGGAAGCCGGTCCTTCCATCCCTGTCGAGATCCTCGGCCTGGACGGTACCCCGGACGCTGGCGACGAGATGAGCGTGCTGTCGGATGAGAAGAAAGCCCGTGAAGTGGCTCTGTTCCGTCAAGGCAAGTTCCGCGAAGTCAAGCTGGCCCGTGCTCACGCCGGCAAGCTGGAAAACATCTTCGAGAACATGGGCCAGGCTGAGAAGAAGACGCTTAACATCGTCCTCAAATCTGACGTTCGTGGTTCCCTCGAAGCGTTGAACGGCGCCTTGAACGGCCTGGGTAACGACGAAGTGCAAGTGCGTGTTGTCGGTGGCGGTGTCGGTGGTATCACCGAGTCCGATGCCAACCTGGCACTGGCTTCCAACGCTGTACTGTTCGGCTTCAACGTGCGTGCCGATGCTGGCGCACGGAAGATCGTCGAGCAGGAAGGCCTGGACATGCGTTACTACAACGTCATCTACGACATCATCGAAGACGTCAAGAAAGCCCTTACCGGCATGCTTGGCAGCGACGTCCGGGAGAACATCCTGGGTGTGGCCGAGGTGCGTGACGTGTTCCGCTCGCCGAAATTCGGCGCGATCGCCGGTTGCATGGTTATCGAAGGTGTTGTGCACCGTAACCGTCCAATCCGTGTACTGCGTGAAGACATCGTTATCTTCGAAGGCGAGCTGGAATCCCTGCGCCGCTTCAAGGATGACGCTTCCGAAGTACGTGCCGGCATGGAATGCGGTATTGGCGTCAAGAGCTACAACGACGTCAAGGCTGGCGACAAGATCGAAGTTTACGAGAAGGTCCAGGTTGCTCGCAGCCTCTAA
- a CDS encoding DUF748 domain-containing protein has translation MPKGLIRAAGALLTALALYSLLGFLILPGIALRVANQQLANYATVPAHIQRIELNPFSLELTVWGLNIGEPGKEQVGFERLYANLQLDSLWTRALHLADVQLDKPKTELLFDKSGQLNLAQLFKLPASEPTPTDPNAKPFPLRIDNIKLAGGYVHFQDLRPSEPIEFLYDKLDFELKNLSTLPEDNADMTLVAAGPEGGQIDWTGNFSLIPIASEGKLKVTDGKMKVWWPYVRDAVPLVLDDGVLNFSTDYKLSLAKETELNLTNVTLSVAPFAIKTPDGRPLARLERLDVSDTSVDLAKQQVIVGKIRSNKLETWAALEADGQLDWQKLFASQPSKPAAAPEPATAPATADSPKPAPPAPSKPWQVLLKDVQLRDYQVHLADRSAKPAVALEVGPLNLDLQDFDSLNQSPFTLKLDTGVGKQGKLQATGQVNLNPVTAKLKVDTKDIDLRVAQSYISPFIRLELRSGMLGSNLDVNLKSTEPLAFQVTGRAQVDQLHTLDTMKTRDFLKWQRLVLEGVNYQHGDSLSIDKVNLLQPYARFMINDDRTTNIDDLLIPQPANGASKPAAKPVAGKEKPLGIHIGQIAINDGSANFADFSLTPNFATAIQQLNGQIGTIDSRQAKPATVDVKGKVDRYAPVTIKGSVNPFDPMAALDIATSFKRVELTTLTPYSGKFAGFRIRKGRLNLDLHYVITKGQLKAENKVVVEQLQLGEKVDSADAVDLPIRLAIALLKDSDGKISIELPVTGDLNNPQFSVMPIVWQTLRNLVVRAATAPFKFIGGLISGGGAQDLGNVSFAAGSSDLSKDSESALDSLAKALKERPALRLEIEGTAAASSDGPLLAAQRLEREYQYNYYKILQRRGDKVPAQASLLAVPEKEKAPLLEGIYRTRLKLQPPPEWKDLSSDDRTAKLRDGVIKFWSASDVLLRQLGQDRASAIKDYLVDKGKLEDDRVYFIDANLGEAQKDGRVVTPMHLDAE, from the coding sequence ATGCCCAAAGGATTGATTCGCGCCGCTGGCGCCTTGCTGACCGCCCTTGCCCTGTACAGTTTGCTGGGCTTTCTTATTCTCCCCGGCATTGCCCTTCGCGTGGCCAACCAACAGTTGGCCAATTACGCCACCGTGCCGGCGCATATCCAGCGTATCGAGCTCAACCCGTTCAGCCTCGAATTGACCGTGTGGGGCCTGAATATCGGTGAGCCCGGCAAGGAGCAAGTGGGCTTTGAACGCCTCTATGCCAACCTGCAACTCGACAGCCTGTGGACCCGCGCCCTGCACCTGGCGGACGTACAACTCGACAAGCCGAAGACCGAGCTGCTGTTCGACAAATCCGGCCAGCTAAACCTGGCGCAACTGTTCAAATTGCCCGCCAGCGAGCCGACGCCAACCGATCCGAACGCCAAGCCGTTCCCGCTGCGCATCGATAACATCAAGCTGGCGGGCGGTTATGTGCACTTCCAGGATTTGCGCCCCAGTGAGCCGATCGAGTTTCTCTACGACAAACTGGATTTCGAGCTGAAGAACCTCAGCACGTTGCCCGAAGACAACGCTGATATGACGCTGGTTGCGGCCGGGCCCGAAGGTGGCCAGATCGACTGGACCGGCAACTTCAGCCTCATCCCGATTGCCTCCGAAGGCAAACTCAAGGTTACCGACGGCAAGATGAAAGTCTGGTGGCCCTATGTGCGTGACGCGGTGCCTCTGGTACTCGACGACGGCGTCCTCAACTTCAGCACCGACTACAAGTTGAGCCTGGCCAAGGAAACCGAGCTTAACCTGACCAACGTCACCTTGAGCGTCGCGCCGTTCGCGATCAAGACGCCGGATGGCCGGCCATTGGCCCGCCTGGAACGCCTGGACGTCAGTGACACCTCCGTGGACCTGGCCAAACAGCAGGTGATTGTCGGCAAGATTCGCAGCAACAAGCTCGAAACCTGGGCCGCCCTTGAAGCAGACGGCCAGCTCGACTGGCAGAAACTGTTCGCCAGCCAACCGAGCAAGCCGGCAGCCGCGCCCGAACCGGCTACCGCACCCGCCACCGCCGACTCGCCAAAACCGGCGCCGCCAGCCCCGAGCAAGCCTTGGCAAGTGCTGCTCAAGGACGTGCAACTGCGCGACTACCAAGTGCACCTGGCTGACCGCTCGGCTAAACCGGCAGTCGCCCTGGAAGTCGGCCCGCTGAACCTGGACCTGCAGGATTTCGATAGCCTCAACCAGAGCCCGTTTACCCTCAAGCTCGATACTGGGGTAGGCAAACAAGGCAAGCTGCAGGCAACCGGCCAGGTCAACTTGAACCCGGTTACCGCCAAGCTGAAAGTGGATACCAAGGACATCGACCTGCGCGTTGCCCAATCTTATATCAGCCCGTTTATCCGCCTGGAACTGCGTAGCGGCATGCTGGGGAGCAACCTCGACGTCAACCTGAAAAGCACCGAGCCCCTGGCGTTCCAGGTAACTGGCCGGGCGCAGGTCGACCAGTTGCACACCCTGGACACCATGAAGACCCGCGACTTCCTCAAGTGGCAGCGGTTGGTGCTCGAAGGCGTGAATTATCAACACGGCGACAGCCTGTCGATCGACAAGGTCAACCTGCTGCAACCCTATGCGCGCTTCATGATCAACGACGACCGCACCACCAACATCGATGACCTGCTGATTCCGCAGCCGGCAAACGGCGCCAGTAAGCCCGCTGCAAAACCTGTGGCTGGCAAAGAAAAGCCGCTGGGCATTCACATTGGTCAAATTGCGATCAACGACGGCTCGGCCAACTTCGCCGACTTCAGCCTGACCCCGAACTTCGCCACGGCCATCCAACAGCTCAACGGCCAGATTGGCACCATCGACAGTCGCCAGGCCAAACCGGCGACCGTCGACGTGAAGGGCAAGGTCGACCGTTACGCGCCAGTCACCATCAAGGGCAGCGTGAACCCGTTTGACCCGATGGCGGCGCTGGACATCGCCACCAGCTTCAAGCGTGTCGAACTGACCACGCTGACGCCGTACTCGGGCAAGTTCGCCGGGTTCCGCATCCGCAAGGGCCGACTCAACCTCGACCTGCATTACGTCATCACCAAGGGCCAGTTGAAGGCCGAGAACAAGGTGGTGGTTGAGCAACTGCAACTGGGCGAAAAGGTTGACAGTGCCGACGCCGTGGACCTGCCAATTCGCCTGGCGATTGCCCTGCTCAAAGACAGCGACGGCAAGATCTCCATTGAGCTGCCGGTGACCGGCGACTTGAACAACCCGCAATTCAGCGTGATGCCGATTGTATGGCAGACGCTGCGTAACCTGGTGGTGCGTGCAGCCACGGCGCCGTTCAAGTTTATCGGCGGGCTGATTAGCGGTGGTGGTGCGCAAGACCTCGGCAACGTGTCTTTCGCCGCGGGTTCCAGCGATCTGAGCAAGGACTCCGAGTCGGCACTGGACAGCCTGGCCAAGGCGCTCAAAGAACGCCCCGCCCTGCGCCTGGAAATCGAAGGTACCGCCGCCGCCAGCAGTGACGGCCCGCTTTTGGCCGCACAGCGACTGGAACGCGAATACCAGTACAACTACTACAAGATCTTGCAGCGCCGTGGCGATAAAGTCCCGGCCCAGGCGTCGCTGCTTGCTGTCCCGGAAAAAGAAAAGGCTCCGCTGCTGGAAGGCATCTACCGCACCCGCCTCAAACTGCAGCCGCCGCCCGAGTGGAAAGACCTCAGCAGCGATGACCGCACTGCCAAGCTGCGAGACGGTGTGATCAAGTTCTGGAGCGCCAGTGACGTGCTGCTGCGCCAACTGGGCCAGGACCGCGCCAGCGCGATCAAGGACTACCTGGTGGACAAGGGGAAACTCGAAGACGACCGGGTTTACTTTATCGACGCCAACCTCGGTGAAGCGCAGAAAGATGGCCGGGTGGTGACACCGATGCATCTGGACGCCGAATAA
- the pnp gene encoding polyribonucleotide nucleotidyltransferase, with the protein MNPVIKKFQFGQSTVTLETGRIARQASGAVLVTVDDDVTVLVTVVGAKTADPSKGFFPLSVHYQEKTYAAGKIPGGFFKREGRPSEKETLTSRLIDRPIRPLFPEGFMNEVQVVCTVVSTSKKTDPDIAAMIGTSAALAISGIPFDGPIGAARVAFHESTGYLLNPTYEQQKASSLDMVVAGTSEAVLMVESEAKELTEDQMLGAVLFAHDEFQVVINAVKELAAEAAKPTWTWAPQPEATALLGAIRAEFGDAISQAYTITIKADRYARLGELKDQVVAKLSGEEGQPSSSEVKAAFGEIEYRTVRENIVNGKPRIDGRDTKTVRPLNIEVGVLPKTHGSALFTRGETQALVVATLGTARDAQLLDTLEGEKKDPFMLHYNFPPFSVGECGRMGGAGRREIGHGRLARRSIAAMLPAADVFPYTIRVVSEITESNGSSSMASVCGASLALMDAGVPMKAPVAGIAMGLVKEGEKFAILTDILGDEDHLGDMDFKVAGTAKGVTALQMDIKIKGITEEIMEIALGQALEARLNILGQMNVIIGQSRTELSENAPTMIAMKIDTDKIRDVIGKGGATIRAICEETKASIDIEDDGSIKIFGETKEAAEAARQRVLGITAEAEIGKIYVGKVERIVDFGAFVNILPGKDGLVHISMLSDARVEKVTDILKEGQEVEVLVLDVDNRGRIKLSIKDVAAAKASGV; encoded by the coding sequence GTGAACCCGGTTATCAAAAAATTCCAGTTCGGTCAATCGACCGTTACCCTCGAGACAGGCCGTATCGCCCGTCAAGCCTCCGGCGCAGTGCTGGTCACCGTTGACGACGACGTCACCGTATTGGTGACCGTTGTAGGCGCCAAGACCGCTGACCCAAGCAAAGGCTTCTTCCCTCTTTCCGTTCACTACCAGGAAAAGACTTACGCTGCCGGTAAGATCCCTGGTGGTTTCTTCAAGCGCGAAGGCCGTCCTTCCGAGAAAGAAACCCTGACTTCCCGACTGATCGACCGTCCGATCCGTCCGCTGTTCCCAGAAGGCTTCATGAACGAAGTGCAGGTTGTCTGCACCGTCGTTTCCACCAGCAAGAAGACCGATCCGGACATCGCTGCGATGATCGGTACCTCGGCTGCCCTGGCCATCTCCGGTATTCCTTTCGATGGCCCGATCGGCGCCGCTCGCGTGGCATTCCACGAAAGCACCGGCTACCTGCTGAACCCGACTTACGAACAACAGAAAGCTTCGAGCCTGGACATGGTCGTTGCCGGTACTTCGGAAGCCGTATTGATGGTTGAATCGGAAGCCAAAGAGCTGACCGAAGACCAGATGCTGGGCGCGGTACTGTTTGCTCACGACGAGTTCCAGGTTGTGATCAACGCCGTTAAAGAACTGGCCGCCGAAGCTGCCAAGCCAACCTGGACCTGGGCTCCACAGCCTGAAGCGACTGCTCTGCTGGGCGCGATCCGTGCCGAGTTCGGCGACGCGATCTCCCAGGCTTACACCATCACCATCAAGGCCGACCGTTACGCTCGCCTGGGTGAGTTGAAAGACCAGGTTGTTGCCAAACTGTCCGGTGAAGAAGGCCAGCCTTCGTCCAGCGAAGTCAAAGCAGCGTTCGGCGAAATCGAATACCGCACCGTTCGCGAAAACATCGTTAACGGCAAGCCACGTATCGACGGCCGCGACACCAAGACCGTACGTCCGCTGAACATCGAAGTCGGCGTTCTGCCAAAAACCCACGGTTCGGCCCTGTTCACCCGTGGCGAAACCCAGGCTCTGGTAGTTGCAACACTGGGTACTGCCCGTGACGCACAGCTGTTGGACACCCTGGAAGGCGAGAAAAAAGACCCGTTCATGCTGCACTACAACTTCCCTCCGTTCTCGGTAGGTGAGTGTGGTCGCATGGGTGGTGCTGGTCGTCGCGAAATCGGTCACGGCCGCCTGGCCCGTCGTTCGATCGCTGCCATGCTGCCTGCCGCCGACGTGTTCCCGTACACCATTCGTGTTGTGTCGGAAATCACCGAGTCCAACGGTTCCAGCTCCATGGCTTCGGTCTGCGGTGCTTCCCTGGCCCTGATGGACGCCGGTGTGCCGATGAAGGCACCGGTTGCCGGTATCGCCATGGGCCTGGTTAAAGAAGGCGAGAAGTTCGCCATCCTGACCGACATCCTGGGTGACGAAGACCACTTGGGCGACATGGACTTCAAAGTAGCCGGTACCGCCAAAGGTGTTACCGCGCTGCAGATGGACATCAAGATCAAAGGCATCACCGAAGAGATCATGGAAATCGCTCTGGGCCAAGCCCTGGAAGCGCGCCTGAACATCCTCGGCCAGATGAACGTGATCATTGGTCAGTCGCGTACCGAGCTGTCGGAAAATGCTCCGACCATGATCGCGATGAAAATCGACACCGACAAAATCCGTGATGTTATCGGTAAAGGCGGCGCGACCATTCGTGCGATCTGTGAAGAGACCAAGGCTTCGATCGACATCGAAGACGACGGCTCGATCAAGATCTTCGGCGAAACCAAGGAAGCAGCTGAAGCAGCACGTCAGCGCGTTCTGGGCATCACCGCTGAAGCCGAGATTGGCAAGATCTACGTCGGTAAGGTTGAGCGCATCGTCGACTTCGGCGCATTCGTCAACATCCTGCCAGGCAAAGACGGTCTGGTGCACATCTCCATGTTGAGCGACGCTCGCGTTGAGAAAGTGACCGACATTCTGAAAGAAGGCCAGGAAGTGGAAGTGCTGGTACTGGACGTGGATAACCGCGGCCGTATCAAGCTGTCCATCAAGGACGTAGCAGCAGCCAAGGCTTCGGGCGTTTAA